In the Drosophila takahashii strain IR98-3 E-12201 chromosome 3R, DtakHiC1v2, whole genome shotgun sequence genome, one interval contains:
- the Mrp4 gene encoding probable multidrug resistance-associated protein lethal(2)03659, producing MQSMKADELPENPRERSNPLSALMFCFAMPVLFKGRKKTLEQKDLYRALKEHKSDSLGDRLCAAWDEQVAKNGTPSLGRALMKVFGFRLFVTGISLFIQEFLTKVTQPICLFGVMAYFAGNDPDLTKAQLYAAGLIAGSVFSVLIGHPYMLGLLHLGMKMRVALSSLIYRKALRLSRTALGDTTVGQVVNLLSNDVGRFDLVLINVHYLWIAPLELIVVTYLMYLEIGISSLFGVAIMLLFLPFQSYLGKRTSVLRLRTALRTDERVRMMNEIISGIQVIKMYAWEKPFGKVVELTRFNEMLCIKQVNYIRGILISFAMFLSRIFTSSSLIAFVVLGNVLNAERAFFVTAYYNILRRSVTMFFPQGISQFAELLVSVRRLETFMHRPETLVRDKSKAPVIPMPKTESLNGDSPKSNGIPENLIEFSQFQARWESHSVDPTLEDINLQLGRRKLVAVIGPVGAGKSSLIQAVLGELPAESGSLRVNGSYSYAAQEPWLFTGTVRQNILFGLEWDKHRYRTVVKKCALERDFELLPFGDKTIVGERGASLSGGQKARISLARAVYRRADIYLLDDPLSAVDTHVGRHLFDQCMRGYLRSELVILVTHQLQFLEQADLIVIMDKGRISAMGTYSSMKRSGLDFAQLLTAPNKDDDELDEAEGAGGEGLDLLNVPSMSRRGSKNSKPSTRNNSFTSLSSMAESMAQEASLQMQETRVEGKIGLGLYKEYLTAGSSWFMLFFMVFLCLATQILCSAADYFLSYWVDKNVYDQTDINEDPRDMYYFAALNVAVVVFTIVRTMLFYKMAMRSSTQLHNAMYQGITRAAMNFFNTNPSGRILNRFSKDLGQLDEVLPTVMLDVVQIFLTLLGIIVVICITNPYYLILTLALAIIFYYIREFYLKTSRDVKRLEAVARSPIYSHLSATITGLPTIRALGAQKELIAEFDNLQDLHSSGYYTFLATNRAFGYYLDCFCTLYIVIIILNYFINPPKSSGEVGLAITQAMGMTGMVQWGMRQSAELENTMTAVERVVEYDEIEPEGEFESREGKKPSPSWPEKGEIIAEDLCLRYFPDPQAKYVLKALNFRIRPREKVGIVGRTGAGKSSLINALFRLSYNEGIITIDERDTAEMGLFDLRSKISIIPQEPVLFSGTMRYNLDPFEEYNDAKLWEALEEVKLKPLIAELPSGLQSKISEGGSNFSVGQRQLVCLARAILRENRVLVMDEATANVDPQTDALIQATIRSKFRDCTVLTIAHRLNTIMDSDRVLVMDAGYLVEFGSPYELLTSTDSKIFHGMVMETGQNTFDSLLKVAEKAHLESKKPKSE from the exons ATGCAGTCGATGAAAGCCGATGAACTGCCGGAGAATCCGCGCGAGCGCTCCAACCCCCTCTCCGCCCTCATGTTTTG TTTTGCCATGCCCGTACTATTTAAAGGGCGAAAGAAGACACTGGAACAAAAGGATCTCTATCGAGCGCTCAAAGAGCACAAATCGG ACTCCCTGGGAGATCGCTTGTGTGCCGCCTGGGATGAGCAGGTGGCAAAAAATGGGACACCAAGTTTGGGTCGCGCCCTAATGAAAGTATTTGGCTTTCGGTTGTTCGTCACTGGTATCTCCCTGTTTATCCAGGAGTTCTTAACGAA AGTTACTCAACCCATCTGCTTGTTCGGTGTGATGGCCTACTTTGCCGGTAATGATCCGGATCTAACAAAGGCCCAGTTATATGCAGCGGGTCTCATAGCAGGTTCCGTATTTAGTGTGCTGATAGGTCATCCCTATATGTTGGGTCTACTTCATCTGGGCATGAAGATGCGAGTGG CTCTCAGCAGTCTCATCTATCGCAAGGCTCTCCGGCTAAGTAGAACTGCCCTGGGCGATACCACAGTGGGTCAGGTGGTCAATCTCCTGTCCAACGATGTGGGACGCTTTGATTTGGTTCTGATCAACGTGCACTACCTGTGGATAGCTCCGTTGGAGCTGATCGTAGTTACCTACCTGATGTACCTTGAG attgGCATATCTTCCCTTTTTGGGGTTGCGATAATGCTTCTGTTCCTGCCCTTCCAATCCTACCTCGGCAAGCGAACCAGCGTGCTGCGCCTGCGCACCGCCTTGCGAACGGACGAACGTGTCCGGATGATGAACGAGATAATCTCGGGCATCCAGGTCATCAAGATGTACGCCTGGGAAAAGCCATTCGGCAAGGTGGTGGAGCTGACCCGCTTCAATGAGATGCTGTGCATCAAACAAGTCAACTACATCCGCGGCATCCTCATCTCGTTTGCCATGTTTCTGTCGCGCATTTTTACCTCCTCCAGTCTGATTGCCTTCGTCGTGCTGGGAAATGTGCTGAATGCCGAGAGGGCTTTCTTCGTCACTGCCTACTATAATATCCTGCGTCGCTCGGTGACCATGTTCTTCCCGCAGGGCATCTCCCAGTTTGCGGAGCTTCTGGTTTCTGTCCGCCGGTTGGAGACCTTTATGCATCGCCCGGAGACGCTGGTCAGGGATAAATCAAAGGCTCCAGTTATTCCCATGCCGAAGACGGAGTCTTTGAACGGAGACAGTCCCAAGAGCAATGGAATCCCTGAGAATTTGATCGAGTTCAGCCAGTTCCAGGCCCGCTGGGAAAGCCATTCGGTGGACCCCACGCTGGAGGACATCAACCTCCAGTTGGGTCGTCGCAAGTTGGTGGCCGTTATCGGACCCGTGGGCGCTGGCAAGTCCAGCTTAATTCAAGCTGTGCTCGGCGAGCTGCCGGCAGAAAGTGGTAGCCTAAGGGTCAATGGGAGCTATTCCTATGCCGCCCAGGAGCCGTGGCTTTTTACGGGTACCGTGCGACAGAATATCCTATTTGGCCTGGAGTGGGACAAACATCGCTATCGCACGGTGGTGAAGAAGTGTGCCCTGGAAAGGGATTTTGAACTATTGCCCTTCGGTGACAAGACGATTGTGGGCGAGCGAGGAGCTTCACTGTCCGGCGGACAGAAGGCCAGGATTAGTTTGGCCCGAGCTGTTTACCGACGGGCGGATATCTATCTTCTAGACGATCCACTCAGCGCTGTGGAcacccacgttgggcgccacttATTTGATCAGTGCATGCGCGGCTACTTGAGGAGTGAGCTCGTGATCCTCGTCACCCACCAGCTGCAGTTCCTGGAGCAGGCTGACCTGATAGTCATAATGGATAAGGGTCGCATTAGTGCAATGGGCACGTACTCATCGATGAAGCGCAGTGGATTGGACTTTGCTCAACTGCTGACGGCGCCGAATAAAGATGATGATGAGCTGGACGAGGCCGAGGGGGCAGGTGGTGAGGGTCTAGACCTTTTGAACGTGCCCTCGATGAGCAGGCGGGGCAGCAAGAACAGTAAGCCCAGCACCCGGAACAACAGCTTCACCTCCTTAAGTTCCATGGCGGAGTCGATGGCCCAGGAGGCCTCCCTGCAGATGCAGGAGACGCGAGTGGAGGGCAAGATCGGTCTGGGACTGTACAAGGAGTATTTGACTGCTGGGAGCAGCTGGTTCAtgctcttcttcatggtcttCCTCTGCCTGGCCACCCAAATCCTTTGCTCAGCGGCGGACTACTTCTTATCCTACTG GGTTGACAAGAACGTGTACGATCAGACGGATATTAACGAGGATCCGCGGGACATGTACTACTTTGCCGCTCTCAATGTGGCCGTGGTGGTCTTCACCATCGTGCGCACCATGCTCTTCTACAAGATGGCCATGAGGAGCTCCACACAGCTGCACAATGCCATGTACCAGGGCATTACGAGGGCTGCCATGAACTTCTTCAACACGAATCCCTCGGGACGCATCCTCAATCGCTTCTCCAAGGATCTGGGCCAGCTGGACGAGGTCCTGCCCACCGTTATGCTGGATGTGGTGCAAATCTTCCTTACTCTCCTCGGCATCATTGTCGTCATCTGCATCACCAATCCGTACTACCTCATATTGACTTTAGCCTTGGCTATTATTTTCTACTACATCAGAGAGTTTTACCTGAAGACATCGAGGGATGTGAAGAGACTGGAGGCGGTGGCCAGATCACCCATCTACTCCCACCTGAGTGCCACGATCACCGGTTTGCCAACAATCCGAGCTTTGGGAGCTCAAAAGGAACTCATTGCGGAGTTCGACAATCTGCAGGACTTGCATAGTTCTGGTTACTACACCTTTCTGGCGACGAATCGCGCCTTTGGTTATTACCTGGACTGCTTCTGCACGTTGTACATTGTGATCATCATCCTCAACTACTTTATAAACCCACCGAAGAGCTCCGGCGAAGTGGGTTTGGCCATCACCCAGGCGATGGGAATGACGGGAATGGTGCAGTGGGGAATGCGCCAGTCGGCGGAGCTGGAGAACACGATGACCGCAGTGGAGCGAGTGGTGGAGTACGACGAGATTGAGCCGGAGGGTGAGTTCGAGTCCCGCGAGGGCAAGAAACCCTCACCGAGTTGGCCCGAAAAGGGTGAGATCATAGCGGAGGATCTGTGCCTGCGCTACTTCCCGGATCCGCAGGCCAAGTACGTCCTTAAGGCATTGAATTTCCGCATCCGTCCGCGTGAGAAGGTTGGAATCGTGGGACGCACTGGAGCCGGCAAGTCCTCGCTGATCAATGCGCTCTTTCGACTGTCCTACAATGAGGGCATCATCACCATCGACGAACGGGACACGGCTGAGATGGGACTCTTTGATCTGCGCAGCAAGATATCCATTATACCGCAGGAACCAGTGCTTTTCTCGGGCACCATGAGGTATAACTTGGATCCCTTCGAGGAGTATAACGACGCCAAGCTGTGGGAGGCGTTGGAGGAGGTGAAGCTGAAGCCACTGATTGCAGAGCTTCCCAGTGGTCTGCAGAGCAAGATATCCGAGGGCGGCAGCAATTTCAGCGTGGGTCAGCGGCAGTTAGTCTGCCTGGCCAGGGCAATTCTTCGCGAAAATCGCGTCCTAGTAATGGACGAGGCGACCGCAAATGTGGATCCGCAAACAGATGCCCTCATCCAGGCGACAATAAGGAGCAAATTCCGCGACTGCACAGTGCTGACCATAGCCCATCGTCTGAACACAATTATGGATTCGGATCGAGTGCTGGTAATGGATGCCGGTTATCTTGTAGAGTTTGGTTCACCCTACGAACTTCTCACCTCCACCGACTCGAAAATTTTCCATGGCATGGTCATGGAAACTGGACAAAACACCTTCGACAGTCTGCTCAAAGTGGCCGAAAAG GCCCACTTGGAATCAAAGAAGCCCAAATCTGAGTAG
- the LOC108065161 gene encoding GPI ethanolamine phosphate transferase 1, whose amino-acid sequence MKLALFQTFLWCFCSVVVNVSFLLYRRLTNRLVGKLKNLMEMWKAQVVLVHLVLMACLLRVYYQPGPRDHLEPQKTLQEMGVSPPADRLVVFLLDGLNAETFFSNNGSRSSYMRDLILREGLVGISKTSVPTLTKSAKVSLFAGFNEVPLLLPTEKFDSIFNRTLASKEGTVLQFSDLANLRHRLSNGACLKKLRNSTSLVMFVYLEDVGGASPLDVGYQKKLHNTQRSIRETYELIESTFNDFRTAYLFTSAHGLSNLGSHGGGSDVERDTPFFLWGAGVNHMTKNVTSNFVINDGVTLQLHKLEQIELAPLMSALIGLPPPVNNLAMLPLGYMKVSREYERKALHLNALQLLAQAKAIIRRHERGVFSEWLPRAEDLDLQRISYYQSQMDHLLDKGWRSKALETSKLAIKVAQKSLKYYYGYYHVPLVIAMVMALLGWQFNLLVKLTRDSRDSKDKRRGFLTWHTIVLMALGLLLGEIVFLRWASLTTIFCLMVPFGIWSVTLAELPQKGRWIEEPLKHLRWIVVPAAMIIVALHCSCPFSLAYILCVNFYNRRGWAHPTAKFLAWLALVCLLSGFLWSQKGMQILMTTKYRVILQTISMLVVILRPLFLGENHKWRVWLINGGILIVGGIGIYFREMGKPVPLYMMAVNWMYLIYAFASVPYCGSSCPAYRLQLLRFNLLTLHALLSDSYTSLFAQALIIEYQMGIEVHEESDIADEEEFVEFKVEGPLTPSWHLEISYRFAVSILLYFHVSLFGTGHWLTSFTYLASTARLFLPDSCSGPMPYLVLVHALIPSLIILSSLQALSNFGRREMRPILSCVILICNVVVLFFVLFVPHHINWPTVHPSLISALLAQLTVVLLLACDTGAVYFFRGINMNRSPLPRDLEDDKFKGPSPTIATSEV is encoded by the exons ATGAAGTTGGCGCTCTTTCAAACGTTTCTCTGGTGCTTCTGTTCAGTTGTCGTCAATGTGTCGTTCCTGTTGTATCGTCGCCTCACAAATCGATTGgtgggaaaactgaaaaacctGATGGAGATGTGGAAAGCGCAGGTGGTGCTGGTGCACCTTGTGCTGATGGCTTGTCTATTACGCGTTTACTATCAGCCTGGACCGCGGGATCACCTGGAGCCGCAGAAGACTTTGCAGGAAATGGGGGTTTCCCCACCCGCCGATCGCTTGGTTGTCTTTCTGCTCGACGGCCTAAATGCGGAGACGTTCTTCTCGAACAACGGCAGTCGTTCCTCCTACATGAGGGATCTAATCCTGCGCGAAGGTCTCGTGGGCATATCCAAAACTAGTGTTCCAACATTGACAAAATCTGCAAAAGTATCTTTGTTCGCTGGATTCAATGAGGTGCCATTGCTACTGCCAACTGAAAAGTTCGACTCGATCTTTAATCGCACCTTGGCTTCCAAAGAGGGAACTGTATTACAATTCTCGGACCTAGCAAATCTTCGCCACCGTCTGTCGAATGGTGCTTGCTTGAAAAAGTTAAGGAACTCTACTAGCCTGGTGATGTTCGTATATCTGGAGGATGTTGGCGGAGCTAGTCCCCTGGATGTGGGCTATCAAAAGAAGCTCCACAATACCCAGCGGAGCATCAGAGAGACCTATGAACTGATCGAGAGCACCTTTAATGACTTCAGAACTGCTTACCTGTTCACTTCAGCTCACGGGCTTAGCAATTTGG GCTCTCATGGTGGCGGATCGGATGTAGAGAGGGATACACCCTTCTTTCTTTGGGGAGCCGGCGTAAATCACATGACCAAGAATGTCACCTCTAATTTTGTGATCAACGATGGCGTTACCCTGCAGCTCCACAAGTTGGAGCAGATCGAGTTGGCTCCTCTGATGTCTGCCCTGATTGGTCTGCCACCACCGGTGAATAATCTCGCCATGCTGCCACTGGGCTACATGAAGGTATCTCGGGAATACGAGAGAAAGGCATTGCACCTGAATGCTCTGCAACTTTTGGCCCAAGCCAAGGCCATTATAAGACGTCACGAGCGGGGTGTTTTCAGCGAATGGCTGCCGAGGGCTGAGGATCTCGATCTGCAGAGGATCTCCTACTATCAGAGCCAGATGGATCACCTCTTGGATAAGGGTTGGCGCAGCAAGGCGCTGGAGACGAGCAAGCTGGCCATTAAGGTGGCCCAAAAGTCCCTGAAGTACTACTATGGATATTACCACGTTCCACTGGTAATCGCCATGGTGATGGCTCTTCTTGGCTGGCAATTTAACCTGCTGGTGAAGCTAACAAGAGATTCAAGGGACTCGAAGGATAAACGCAGGGGCTTCCTCACGTGGCACACCATTGTGCTGATGGCTCTGGGACTTTTGCTGGGCGAGATCGTCTTTCTGCGTTGGGCCTCCCTAACGACGATCTTTTGCCTGATGGTGCCCTTTGGCATTTGGTCTGTAACCCTGGCTGAATTGCCCCAGAAGGGCAGATGGATCGAAGAACCCCTAAAACACCTTAGGTGGATAGTAGTACCCGCTGCAATGATCATTGTGGCGCTCCACTGCAGCTGCCCCTTCAGTCTGGCCTACATCCTATGTGTTAACTTTTACAACCGACGTGGCTGGGCCCATCCTACGGCAAAGTTCCTGGCCTGGTTGGCTCTCGTCTGTCTGCTGAGTGGATTCCTTTGGTCCCAGAAGGGAATGCAGATCCTGATGACCACCAAATATCGAGTGATTCTGCAAACGATCAGCATGTTGGTGGTAATCCTGCGTCCCCTTTTCCTTGGCGAGAATCACAAGTGGCGCGTGTGGCTGATCAATGGAGGAATACTGATTGTCGGAGGCATTGGAATCTACTTCAGGGAGATGGGCAAGCCGGTTCCCCTATACATGATGGCTGTTAATTGGATGTACCTCATCTATGCCTTTGCTTCGGTGCCTTACTGTGGAAGTTCCTGTCCCGCATATCGACTACAGCTGCTCCGGTTTAACTTGCTCACACTTCATGCCCTCCTGAGTGATTCGTACACATCCCTTTTCGCCCAGGCGCTGATCATAGAGTATCAAATGGGGATCGAGGTTCACGAAGAGAGCGATATAGCCGATGAAGAAGAGTTTGTGGAGTTCAAGGTGGAGGGACCACTCACTCCATCATGGCATCTAGAGATCTCCTATCGCTTTGCTGTATCGATTCTACTGTACTTCCACGTATCCCTTTTTGGAACTGGACACTGGTTGACCAGCTTCACCTATCTGGCCAGCACCGCCCGACTTTTCCTTCCCGATTCCTGCAGCGGACCGATGCCATATCTTGTGCTTGTCCATGCGCTAATACCTTCGCTGATAATCCTCTCCAGCTTACAGGCACTGAGCAACTTTGGCCGGCGGGAGATGCGACCCATTCTATCATGTGTCATTCTCATATGCAATGTCGTCGTTTTATTCTTCGTTCTGTTTGTTCCTCATCACATTAATTGGCCAACTGTTCACCCGTCCCTAATCAGTGCACTTTTGGCCCAACTGACGGTCGTCCTGCTTTTGGCCTGCGACACTGGCGCCGTCTATTTCTTTCGGGGCATTAACATGAACAGATCTCCGCTTCCGAGAGATCTCgaagatgataaatttaagggACCGAGCCCCACAATTGCCACAAGTGAGGTGTAA